One Aliiroseovarius sediminilitoris DNA window includes the following coding sequences:
- a CDS encoding corrinoid protein: MSDQEDDIILSELNDEELVQQMHDDLYDGLAEEITEGVNILLERGWEPYKVLTEALVAGMTIVGHDFRDGILFVPEVLLAANAMKAGMAILKPLLIATGAPRMGKMVIGTVKGDIHDIGKNLVSMMMEGAGFEVVDLGINNAVESYLEALEAEQADILGMSALLTTTMPYMKVVIDTMIEKGIRDDYTILVGGAPLNEEFGKAIGADSYCRDAAVAVETAKDYMLRKHNQLAAG, from the coding sequence ATGTCCGACCAAGAAGACGATATCATCCTGAGCGAGTTGAACGACGAAGAGCTTGTCCAGCAGATGCATGACGACCTGTATGACGGTCTTGCGGAAGAAATCACCGAAGGCGTCAACATCCTGCTCGAGCGCGGTTGGGAACCCTACAAGGTTCTGACCGAAGCATTGGTGGCAGGCATGACCATTGTCGGGCATGACTTCCGCGATGGCATCCTGTTTGTGCCCGAAGTGCTTCTGGCCGCCAACGCGATGAAGGCTGGCATGGCCATTCTGAAACCTCTTTTGATCGCCACCGGCGCGCCGCGCATGGGCAAGATGGTCATCGGCACCGTGAAGGGCGACATCCACGACATCGGCAAGAACCTTGTGTCGATGATGATGGAAGGCGCTGGCTTCGAGGTTGTCGATCTGGGCATCAACAATGCGGTCGAAAGCTATCTTGAGGCGCTGGAAGCCGAACAGGCAGACATCCTTGGCATGTCGGCCCTGCTGACCACCACGATGCCTTATATGAAGGTCGTGATCGACACGATGATCGAAAAAGGCATTCGCGACGACTATACCATTCTGGTCGGTGGTGCGCCCCTGAACGAGGAATTCGGCAAGGCGATTGGTGCGGACAGCTATTGCCGTGATGCCGCAGTCGCGGTCGAGACGGCCAAAGACTATATGCTGCGCAAACATAACCAGCTTGCTGCGGGCTGA